The following coding sequences are from one Sciurus carolinensis chromosome 11, mSciCar1.2, whole genome shotgun sequence window:
- the LOC124960544 gene encoding olfactory receptor 4C11-like: MYNGSVTEFILFGLTQDAGKQKAIFGIFLILYLMTLMGNFLIVVTIKTSQTLGSPMYFFLFYLSFADACFSTTTAPRLIADAISQKKTISYNECMTQVFAAHFFGCMEIFVLILMAFDRYVAICKPLQYTTIMNQRVCGVLVTLAWVGSCIHSSAQIFLALRLPFCGPNVIDHYFCDLQPLLKLTCMDTYVINLLVVSNSGVTCMVSFIILLMSYIVILYSLRNHNAEGRRKALSTCTSHFIFVVIFFGPCIFIYTCPPTTFPIDKMVAVFYTIGTPLLNPLIYTLRNAEVKNAMKKLWCSKV; this comes from the coding sequence ATGTATAATGGCAGCGTGACTGAATTCATTCTGTTTGGGCTGACACAAGATGCTGGGAAACAGAAGGCAATATTTGGGATCTTCTTGATTCTTTACCTCATGACTCTGATGGGGAACTTTCTTATTGTGGTGACCATTAAAACAAGCCAGACACTTGGGagtcccatgtactttttccttttctaccttTCCTTTGCTGATGCTTGCTTctctacaaccacagcccccagACTGATTGCAGAtgccatttcacagaagaagactaTTTCCTACAATGAGTGCATGACTCAAGTTTTTGCAGCCCATTTCTTTGGTTGCATGGAGATATTTGTGCTCATCCTCATGGCCTttgatcgctatgtggccatttgtaaGCCCCTGCAATACACAACCATCATGAACCAGAGAGTCTGTGGTGTGTTGGTGACTCTGGCCTGGGTGGGATCATGCATCCATTCCTCAGCACAGATTTTCCTGGCTTTGAGATTGCccttctgtggccccaatgtGATTGATCATTATTTCTGTGATTTGCAGCCCTTGTTGAAACTTACCTGCATGGACACTTATGTAATAAATTTGCTAGTTGTTTCTAACAGTGGGGTCACTTGCATGGTGAGTTTCATAATCTTACTTATGTCCTATATTGTTATCCTATATTCTCTGAGAAACCACAATGCAGAAGGAAGGCGAAAAGCCCTTTCCACATGCACCTCtcactttatttttgttgtcataTTTTTTGgtccatgtatatttatatatacttgtCCACCAACCACCTTTCCAATAGACAAGATGGTGGCTGTATTTTATACAATTGGGACACCTTTACTGAATCCTTTGATCTATACGCTGAGGAATGCAGAAGTGAAAAATGCCATGAAAAAATTATGGTGTAGCAAAGTATGA